Part of the Nitrosopumilus piranensis genome is shown below.
GTAAAATCAAAAAAATATGTCCTTGTTAACTGGAAAATAAATTGACCTGATTAAGAATGAAATCAACTAGATGTTTGATTTTAAAATCAACTCAAAATCATTTTCTCTTTTATACACCTTGTTCTTAGTCAATACATGCGATGTCCTAATTGTGGAAACCAAGCAAGCTGGAGAGATCCAAACTGTAACAAATGCGATGCAACCTTACACCAAAAAAACTGTAAGGGCAAATCTCCTGACTGTAAATGTCATGGAATAAATGATCAGATTTGGACGCAGAAAAAATCTTCACAGGTCTGACACTTGTATAAATATGATAATCTCCGAGAAAAATAATGAAAGTATCACTAATTTACAATCAATCAAAAATTGATCCACAAGATGTTATCAACGTCTTTGGAATGACTACAAAAGAGCACTATAGTCAAAAAGCAGTTGAAAGAGTTGCACGGGCTTTAGAAAAAGGCGGTCATACAGTTAAGGTCATTGAAGGAGATATTCACTTGGCAGATGAGCTTCGTGAATTTATGCCAAAAGTAGTTGCAGGGGACACTCCTGGTATGGTGTTTAACATGGCATATGGAATTCAAGGTCAGAACAGGTACACACATGTTCCTGCGATGATGGAAATGCTTGGAATTCCATACATTGGATCTGGTCCTGCAGGTCATGCAATTGTTCAAGACAAAGTCATGACAAAAATTGTTCTGCAAAAAAATAATATCCCTACCCCGGGATTTTGGGTATTCAAAACACCTGAAGATACATTTGATGATTTAGTTTTTCCTGTAATTGTAAAACCAAAATTGGAATCAACTTCGATGGGTATGGAAGTTGTTGATAATTGGGATGATCTTCGGGCTGCAGTTAAAGTACAAATTGAAAAATTTCAACAAGACATTTTGGTTGAACAATTTATTTCTGGACGAGAGTTTGCCGTTGGGTTAATTGGTAATAATCCAAACATTGAGGTTTTACCCATAGTTGAAATTAATCTAGACAACCCTGATCAAATCCAAACCATAACTGACAAAAAGAAAAAGGGAGGTGTTGATAAAACGTGCCCTGCAAATCTCTCAAAAGAAAAAACAGAAGAGATGAAACAGATGTGTATCAACGCATTCACTTCTTTGGGACTAAATGATTACAGCAGAGTTGATTTTAGAATGGATAAAGATGAGAATCTCTACATTCTAGAGTTAAACTCCATGGCAAGTTTGGGAGTGGGAGGATCTCTGTATTATGCTGCAAAGACTGCTGGATATACTTATGAATCAATGATTAACAAAATTCTTGATGTGGCAGTAATGCGATACTTTGGTTCATTGCATCAGGTGCTAGATGATGATCCTGACATGACTCAACCCTTGCGTGTAATAGCACGTACATATCTTAGAAGTCATTTACACAGTTTTAAGGAGACACTTAGGGATTTTGTCAATCTGAATACTCATGTGTATAATATTGAGCATGTAAATAAACTAGGAAGCATACTTTCTAAGCGACTTAAACATTTAGGATTCAGCGAACACATCCATAATCAGACCGACATTGGAGATATTCGTTTTTTTAAGAATCATAATGACCAAAAAAGTGACGTCTTGATCATTTCCCATTTAGATACTCATTACGGCCCTAATGACTTGATATCGTACTATGAAGATGGTGATAGAATACATGGCTCAGGAATTGCTGAAAGCAAGGGCGGCCTAACCGTAATGTTGGGTGCATTACATGCACTACGCTTTGCAAAACGCCTTCGTAAAGTAAAATGTGCTGTATTGCTTACAACTGATGACAGTCTTGGTGGTAAATTTAGCAAAAAACTAGTTCAACAATATTCTAAAAAATCAAAGTATATCTTGGGATTAAAATCTGCCAGCAAAGATGGTGGAATAATTACAACGTGTTATGGGAGAACCGATTACCAAATCCGTTTTACTTCAAATGAAACGGCTGATGATGTGCATGGTATAATCCCAATGTTAGGCAAAAAAATTTCTGCAATTGAAAAACTATCAAAAGATGAAAAAGATTATCGCATAAGAACCACCTCGGTTGTGGCACAAGGAACGCATGGTCATACTCCTAACTATGCATCACTTTCATTGATATGCAGCTACAAAACTAGTCAACTAGGAGCTACACTTGATTCAAAAATACGTTCCATTATGAAAAAACGTGAAACTGGACAAATAAAACTTGAAGCTGAAATTAACCAAATACAAACTCGACCGCCCGTAATTGAAGAAAAGTCTGACAAAAAATTCTATGAGATGGTAGAAGATTTAGCTAAAAAGCATGAAATCAAAATAAAGAGACATCAACAAATAATGTCCTCTGATATTAGTAATGTACCTTCCAGACTTCCAGCACTTGATGGATTTGGTCCACTTGGGCACAAATACCGCTCTGCCAAAGAATACATAATTCATGATAGCATCGTTGAGCGTTCTGCGTTATTGACCTCAATTCTTTACAAATGCAGTGAAAAATGAGAATTGGGTACATTGGAAAAAATAGACCTATCTCCATTCATATGGCAAATATGGTAACTAGGAAGGGAATAACCATTGAAAGATAAATTTGGAATAATTGTTAATCGACTCATTTACGGCTTTACTTTTGCATTTTTGTATCAAATTGTAATTGGAATTGCAACATCTCTACTTTCATTGCCTCTTACCGGCAACGTTCAGGATCTCATATATGGTGTAGAAAAAATAAATTCTCAAGAAGGAGTCTTATTTGTTGCTTGGTGGATAATCTCCACAATCATCATTACAGTTATTGCACTAGTAATAATTAGATACAAAAAATATCTCTCGCCATACAAAGATGAAAAAGACATTGAAGTTCCACCAAAAATTACTACAATTACTGCAATAATTATTGGCGCTTCTATCTCATTTCTCTTCTTCTTACTTGATGCAATTATTGGTTTAGTGGTAACCCCTGGTTCCCAAACAGATGTCGCAGCAATCTACGAGTCTGCACTTGTTGGTGATTTCACCCCGCTGTTTGTTAGCATTATTTTTTCAATAATTGCAGGATTCATCATTGTAGGAATTGCAAGTAAGACATCAAAAGTAAAAGAACTCACAAAAGACATTGGATTGCAAGACATCACTGGGATTAAACGAATTATGAACATGACTAAAACTCAAAAAACTACCCTATCTGATACAATCGGTCAACGCCCTGGAGCCTTAATTCATGTAGGAGAAAAAAAGGTAGATCATGTTACAATCAACCTAATTGAATATGATGCTGAAAACATCAATCAAGTACAAAATGCTTCTATTGAGCAATGTTTAGAGTCTAAAAACAAACAAAATGTTTCTTGGATTGATATTATTGGAATTCATGACCCAAAAATCATAAAAACATTTGGAGATAGTTTTGATCTTCATCCACTCCACCAATCAAACATAATGAACACTGAATTAAGGCCATCAATTGAAGTATCTGATAATCATATTTTGGTGATGCTAAAAATGCCTCATTACAGCAATGAAACTGGAAAGCTAGAATTAGAACAAGTCTCAATCATTATATCTGAAAATCACCTTGTGACATTTCAAGAAACTCCTGATGATTTCTTTGATCAAATTCGTAAGCGATTGCAAGACAAATCAGGATCTATTAGAAAACTCAAGAGTGATTATCTGGCATATGCGATAATTGATGCAATTGTTGACAGCTATTTTTTGGTAATAGAACAAGTCGGTGACATCACTGAAGACATAGAGGAAGAATTAATGAAAAACCCTACTGCTGAAACTATGCAGACCATTCAAACATTAAAGCGCAGAATGATAGCACTAAGAAAATCAATCTGGCCTGCTAGAGAGATTGTAGATTCTTTAATACGTGAAGATACGATTTTCATTTCTGAAAATACTAAAACCTATCTTCGTGATGTTTACAATCATGTGATCCAAGTAACTGATTCTATTGAAGGGTTACGTGATGTGATTGGGGGTATGCTTGACACATATCTGTCTAGCGTAAGTAATAGAATGAATGAAGTCATGAAGACTCTTACAATTATTGCGTCCATATTCATTCCAATTACATTCATAGCTGGAATTTATGGTACTAATTTTTCATATGTACCAGAACTGGCATGGGAAGGAAGTTACTTTGTAATGCTTGGTGCGATGGGAATTATCTCTATTACCATGATTGCATATTTCAAAAAGAAACGGTGGATGTAGTGAAGTATAGTGGTTAGCAGTATACTTCAAAGAACTTATGAAATTCTTGAAGGTACTACTAATGACAAATTAGCCAAGGGGTTTCAGATTTTCATTATATCTTTAATTTCCGTAAATGTACTTGTAGTGATTATTGAAACTGAGGAATCTGTTTTAGATGAATATGGTTATTTCTTTACCCCCTTTGAAGTCTTTTCTATCATTGTTTTTACAGGAGAATATGCTGGACGACTAATTGTTTGCAAACTCAATCCAAAATATCAGAATAAAAAATTTGCATTACTACGATTAGTTTTTTCTCCCATGATGTTAGTTGATTTAGCTGCAATTTTGCCATTCTTCTTGCCATTTATTGTCACAGATGTAAGATTCATCAGAATCATCAGGTTGTTGAGATTATTCAGATTATTCAAACTTGCAAGATATTCTGAACCAATGCAAACATTGGGCGAAGTATTCAAGTCAAAAGCAGGTGATTTGGCTGTAGCATTCTTTATCTTGTTCATTGTCTTGATTTTTGCTTCTAGCTTGATGTATCATGCAGAACATCAGGCTCAGCCTGAAGTATTCTCTAGTATTCCTACTTCTATGTGGTGGGGAGTGATCACCTTGACTACCATTGGCTATGGTGATGTATACCCAATCACTTTGGCTGGAAAAATAATTGGTGCAGGTGTTGCAATTCTTGGAATAGCAGTTTATGCAATTCCTACAGGTATCATGGCCTCTGCATTTACAGAGGAATTGAGGAGAAGACGTGAAACAGAAAACAAGAAATGTCCTCACTGTGGCAAGGACATTACAGGAATATGATATGGAGATTAAAAATTGGATATTAGACAAATAGAAAGCTCATTCAAACCAACTTCAAACAAAAAATGTGCCGTTGGCAAAAAGGGAATGGTTGCATCAGCATTTCCTGATGCTACAAAGGCTGGAATTGAGATGCTCAAAAAAGGTGGCAATGCAATTGATGCTGCATGTGCTACTGCACTAGCATTAGGTGTTTGTGAACCTCAAGCATCTGGAATTGGAGGACAATCTATGGCAATTATTCAATATAATGGAAAATCACATGCCATTGATGGTTCTAGCCGTGCTCCATCCCTT
Proteins encoded:
- a CDS encoding M20/M25/M40 family metallo-hydrolase is translated as MKVSLIYNQSKIDPQDVINVFGMTTKEHYSQKAVERVARALEKGGHTVKVIEGDIHLADELREFMPKVVAGDTPGMVFNMAYGIQGQNRYTHVPAMMEMLGIPYIGSGPAGHAIVQDKVMTKIVLQKNNIPTPGFWVFKTPEDTFDDLVFPVIVKPKLESTSMGMEVVDNWDDLRAAVKVQIEKFQQDILVEQFISGREFAVGLIGNNPNIEVLPIVEINLDNPDQIQTITDKKKKGGVDKTCPANLSKEKTEEMKQMCINAFTSLGLNDYSRVDFRMDKDENLYILELNSMASLGVGGSLYYAAKTAGYTYESMINKILDVAVMRYFGSLHQVLDDDPDMTQPLRVIARTYLRSHLHSFKETLRDFVNLNTHVYNIEHVNKLGSILSKRLKHLGFSEHIHNQTDIGDIRFFKNHNDQKSDVLIISHLDTHYGPNDLISYYEDGDRIHGSGIAESKGGLTVMLGALHALRFAKRLRKVKCAVLLTTDDSLGGKFSKKLVQQYSKKSKYILGLKSASKDGGIITTCYGRTDYQIRFTSNETADDVHGIIPMLGKKISAIEKLSKDEKDYRIRTTSVVAQGTHGHTPNYASLSLICSYKTSQLGATLDSKIRSIMKKRETGQIKLEAEINQIQTRPPVIEEKSDKKFYEMVEDLAKKHEIKIKRHQQIMSSDISNVPSRLPALDGFGPLGHKYRSAKEYIIHDSIVERSALLTSILYKCSEK
- the corA gene encoding magnesium/cobalt transporter CorA, which codes for MKDKFGIIVNRLIYGFTFAFLYQIVIGIATSLLSLPLTGNVQDLIYGVEKINSQEGVLFVAWWIISTIIITVIALVIIRYKKYLSPYKDEKDIEVPPKITTITAIIIGASISFLFFLLDAIIGLVVTPGSQTDVAAIYESALVGDFTPLFVSIIFSIIAGFIIVGIASKTSKVKELTKDIGLQDITGIKRIMNMTKTQKTTLSDTIGQRPGALIHVGEKKVDHVTINLIEYDAENINQVQNASIEQCLESKNKQNVSWIDIIGIHDPKIIKTFGDSFDLHPLHQSNIMNTELRPSIEVSDNHILVMLKMPHYSNETGKLELEQVSIIISENHLVTFQETPDDFFDQIRKRLQDKSGSIRKLKSDYLAYAIIDAIVDSYFLVIEQVGDITEDIEEELMKNPTAETMQTIQTLKRRMIALRKSIWPAREIVDSLIREDTIFISENTKTYLRDVYNHVIQVTDSIEGLRDVIGGMLDTYLSSVSNRMNEVMKTLTIIASIFIPITFIAGIYGTNFSYVPELAWEGSYFVMLGAMGIISITMIAYFKKKRWM
- a CDS encoding ion transporter gives rise to the protein MVSSILQRTYEILEGTTNDKLAKGFQIFIISLISVNVLVVIIETEESVLDEYGYFFTPFEVFSIIVFTGEYAGRLIVCKLNPKYQNKKFALLRLVFSPMMLVDLAAILPFFLPFIVTDVRFIRIIRLLRLFRLFKLARYSEPMQTLGEVFKSKAGDLAVAFFILFIVLIFASSLMYHAEHQAQPEVFSSIPTSMWWGVITLTTIGYGDVYPITLAGKIIGAGVAILGIAVYAIPTGIMASAFTEELRRRRETENKKCPHCGKDITGI